The sequence below is a genomic window from Patescibacteria group bacterium.
TTTTTAAAACTAAATCTTTTCCTTTCTGGCCCTTTTTTTACAACATTTCCCAAAATCTTGTCTCCCGGAATATGCGCTGACTCTCCCCAGCTTATAACTCTCTTTTCTTTCTTTTCTGTCTTTTTATTGCCAGAGAATAAATTGCCTTTTAGCTTGCTAAGTATTGCTTTAGTTGAAAAATAGAAAAAACGCAAAACAAAATGAACTGCCCATGTAAATATTTTTGAGAACTTAAATACTATTTTTAAAATTGGATAAAAGGCAACACTTTTTAAGCTTTTCTTTTGATTTTCGCTAATTGCGAAAACTCTTGTTTTTGGTTTAAAAAGCTTGTTCAAAATTGGTAATATTTTTGAAAAAAAACTCAAATATCCTTTTCTGTCTTTCTTTTTGTTCTCTTGCTCTTCTTTTTCCTCTAATTCTTCAATTTCACTTTTTAATTCAACCAAAAAACGCGATGGTTTATCGCTATTGGAAAAACTATTATTATTTTTATTTATTTTTATTCGCATGAGGAATAATTTCTAATATTAGTATTTTACCCTTTTACCAACCAAAAAACAAGCAAATTTTTCAACAATAATTCAAAATTACCCACCACTTGACAAAAATTATAAAATATGCTATTCTTTTATAATGATCGTTAAACAATTTTTGTATGCTACCTATTGATAAGATAAGAAAAACTAACCACATTCCAGGGAGGAAACCATGTCAGTAACACAAATTACTATCAATAATGAAGCTATCGCCCCAGAAAACACTATCAAGAACTTCAAAGATATTCTCTACGTAGAAGAGGTTTCAGTAAAAGTACCGAAAATATCACAGCACATGAATAAAATCCCGGCTCACCCCATTCTCGTCGACGGAAAAGTCGGGGAAGTTCAAGAGAACTGGATGAATGGCTTTGTTATCCAAGGCTCAAAAGTAATTCTGTATCGCCACTACTACAACATTAGCAAGTCTAATATTGGGAAAAATATTACGGCGACCGTAAAAGTCATTAAAAAAGAAATGCTTGACGGACAGCTCTTCACCCTAGTTAATGTCATTCACACCCCGGGTGTCATTGGCACAAAGACCATGAAGTTTGTCCGAGGCAACGTCGAATTTGGAGTCGAAATAATCGGCACTGATACGAAGATCTGTTTCCAGGACATACAAAAAAATTAAACAAGAAAAAAATAAAGCCCGATAGCAAAAACATCGGGCTTTTTTCTATGGAAATATTTAATTGCCAGAACTACAACATATCTAAAACTTCCTTCGTCTCTTCAGCACAAGATACCCAAGAATATTTTTTTATCTGCTCCCTTCCTTTTTCTACCAAACCTTCTCTTATCGCTGGATTATTGAATATTATTTTAATCAATTCCACTAACTCTTCTCTATTTTCTGGATTAAAATATTTAACTGCATCACCCAGGACTTCTGGCATGCTTGCTGCGTTCGAGCTTATAACTGGACAGTCATTAGCCATGGCCTCTAACGGTGGTATTCCAAACCCTTCATACTTTGACGGGAACACATAAGCCATCGCCCCTTGAAATAAATATTGAAGCTCATCATCTGGAACATAACCAGGAAAAATTGTTTTTTTACCATCAGATCCATTCGGCTCGTTTTTCAACTTAATCTCTTTTAACCTCTTGAAAAAATAATCTTCTTTACCGACAAGAACTAAGTCAATTTTTAGGTCGCCCAATTCTCTGTAGTAAACATCCATTAACCATTCAAGATTTTTGTGGGGATAGGCATTCCCAACATACAAAAGATAAGGCTTTTCTATCTTGTATTTATCTAGTGTTTTTATAATGTTTTCTGGAGCTGACTCCCCTTCAATCAATCTTTGTGAAACTCCTTCAAGGGTGACAATTACCTTATCAGAATCAATGGAAAAGTTTTCCAGAATATCCTTTTTTGTAAATTCTGAAACGGCAATAATTTTTTTTGATTTTTTTATAGCCAAATCCAGAGAAAGCCTGTATGCTTTATTTTTTATTTTATACAAAAGTGGAGAAAGTTTGGTGGCTCGCAGACTTGGAAATTTTATTAAAATAAGATCATGAATTGTCACCACGAATTTTGTAGGACAAAATAAGGGAACATTAAAATGATGAAAATGCATTAAATCAATTTTTTCACGCCAGATATAATAAGGCATCAAAATTTGCTCTAACATAGTATACCATCGAACGTCAGCTAACACTTTCCTTGCGCGAGGATTATTAGTCTTGAAAGAATCAAAATTTTCTTTGCACAAAAAAATAACATATTCATTGTACCCGTCAATATTCAAAAGATTATCAACAACCTCTTGAGTGTAACGACCAAGTCCCTTTCCAACTGGTCCATAGAAACGAGCATCAATGCCTATTCTTTTATGTTTTTTATTATCCATAATTCAATTATAGCACATGCTAAGAGAGACCTCCGATGTCCTCGAAGACATCGAAGGTCTACGCACATTATTTAGTTTGGATGTTTTCTATCCTTTCATCTTTCACCTTTTCACTTTTAACTATTCTATACAGCGTAAAATCACCAGTAACTCTCTGGACCTCTTCAATCCTCAAATCAAACTCAGCCAACCTCCTTGAATTTAAATATTCAACATCCTTCTCTGGCAAAGTAAAATTATAATAATAAACAGGCAAATGTTTAACCATCCTAGAATACCTTTCAACCATTGCCTTGTCATCAAAAAGCCCAACAACAACTTTTCTTTCAGGAAATAAAAGCTTGTCATGATAGAGAGTAATTATCACAGAATTACCTTCAGTTAGGTCTAGAACTTTTCTCGCCTCAGCGCTTGCCTTCACCTGCTTTTGAGCAACATAAATCAACCCTTCTTCAGAGCCATACAAAACAAACTGGATTGAAGTAAATGAAACAACTGCAAGGAAAATAGCCACAATCCCCCATTTTATATAGTCTTTTCTAATTCGATAATTTAAAAATTTAGTAACCTTAAGTTTTTGTGAAAATGGCCAAGCAATAAATTGTCCGACTGATAACACCAATATTGAAACCATTGGAAAAGCACCTAGATAAACTGGGAGCCAATAACGAGTGTAGGAGTTACCAATTGTAAAACTATTTGGGTCTGGGTTATCAGTGAAGCCCCAAGACCCATAGTAAATAATTAAGATAAAAGAAATAGTAAAATAAGACAAAATATATAGGAAATATTTTTTGCGCCAATTTTCAATTGCTCTGTAGAGGAAAATAAAACCACCAAGCAGTGCTGGCCAAAAAATTAGGGGAAACATATATACAAAATAATGTTGGAAACGATGGAAACTTTGTCTTGGTTGCAAACCAAAATAGAAAAAGCTATCTTTAAGTGTTTCAAGAGGTCCTCTGGCTTTCGAAACTTCTCCACTCAATGTTGATTTAACTATATCAGAACTAGCTTCTTTGATATTTATAATAGACTGATTCATTTCCGAATATCCACCAAGCAATGGATTGGAATATAATATCGTATTATAATAAAACATCGGGAGCATGGCCAAAAGAAGAAAACCAACAAAAATTAATAATTTTAATAATCCCACTTTCCTAAAATTAAAAATCCATAAAATAATAAAAATAGGAGCAATCCACATCAATTCAGACGTCCGAACAATCACAGCCAAACCAACAAAGAAGCCGGTGAGTGCTGAATAGAAAAGATATAAAAAGTTTTTATATTTTGGGAAGGAAACAAATTCTTTAAACCAACTTACTGTCCATTTTTTAAATCTTTTAAATATTCCCCTCTCGAGAGGGGTGCCCGTATGGGCGGGGTGTGTTTCTACTTTTGCTTTTGTCATCCTCGCGAATGCGGGGATCCAGAAATTATTTAATTTAGAAACAACTTGCCACCATTTTGCATTATTTTTCTTCTTAGAATGGCCGTCCACCATCATCAAAGAATAATAAAATCCAATCACAAGAAAAACCGTAAACAAAACATTATGAAACATACTTCTAGCGCTATAGTAAGTATAGACTGGGAAAAATACCAAAAGAATACTAGAAACTAGGGCAATATTTTTGTTAAAAAGTTTCTTAATCAGGAGATAATAATAAATAATTCCGATAGAGGCAAAAAGTGGAGTAAGATAAGGAATTATTTTAAAAGTTGTAAACTTCACTATTGTCCCAAAAATTAAAATAATACCCAAAAAAGAGACTGGCTTTATTTCCCCATGATCGCTTCGAAAACTCCTCGGTCGCATCACATCATCAACATAAAGATTAAACTTTTCATAAATAGTCAAAGTCCCCTCCTGACCATAAAGTTTCGTCAAAATATAATTAGCAGTCTCATCTGGTGATAGCCATTTAACAAAATTACTATCTTGAGTGGTAAAATTAAAACTACTTACAGCAAAAAAGAAAACAAACGAAAACAGGACAACTATTGCGCCATAGATAAAAGATTTATTTTTAAAAATGTTTTTCATACCTTTTAATTCCCCTCTCGAGAGGGGTGCCGAAGCGTTAGTGAAGGTGGGGTGTGTTTCGCCACTTAATTCCCGTTATCCTAGCAAAAAAAAACGATAAAAGCAAGATTTTATCGATATTCTTTGTTTTATTTATAATTACCTCCCCTCTCCTCTCTGTCATCCTGGAACGAAGCGCTAGCGAAGTGATAGGATCTCGTTCATAAAAATTAGATTCTATCGGTCGCTCAAGCTCTCTCTCTTTTCATTCTGAAACGGATCCGCCAGCTGGCGGAGAAGTAGATAGGATCCCTCATCCCCTTGTCATCCTGGAACGGAATACTAGTGGAGTGATAGGATCTCGCTCGTGGAGTTAGATTCTATCGCTAGCGCTCCAGAATGACAAGGTTATATATTTACCATTATATCATCCCAATTTTTATTTTCTCCTTCAATTAATTCAATCTTTTTTCTTCTAAGTAAATTTTTTATCTGCTTCTCCCTCGCGATGGCATTCTGAATGTAGTCAAAAACTTCATAATATACTATTTTATTAATATTATATTTAGCCGTAAAACTGTCTTTATTTAACTTGTTTTTATGTTCCCATTCACGTTTTATTAAACTTCTTGTCACTCCAGTATATAAAACGGTATTGTTTTATTTGTTGCTATATAGATATAATATTTTTGATCCTTAATAATTTCGTTGTCATCCTGGAACGGAACGCTAGTGAAGTGATAGGATTTCTCGTCACTTTGTCACCCTGGAGCGCCAGCGATAGGGTCTCGTTCGTGGAATTAGATTCTATCTGTCTCCGCCAGCTGGCGGATCCTCTCCAGAATGACAAGAAAAATGATAATTTTTTAACAAAACAAGAAGCTAAACTTTTAATTATTTCCTTTCTGGACTCCCGCCTTCGCGGGGATGAAAAAGGAAAAAGCTTAGCTTCTATTATATGAGAATATAGTTTTTTTAAAGGGTTTTGCATGGGGGCAAAGAAATATTTGAGATTTTTATATTACTAAATATAGCCAAAAGACATGCGATGTCTTTAAGGACTTCGGAGGTCTACACGCATAAGACAAACTCTATACCTTGCATATTATAAATATGCTACAATTTAGACATGAAAATAAATATACAAAAAATAACGCTTTGGGATGTTTTTATCATTCTGAACTTAATCTCCTTTTTTGGGGCAGTAGTTTACAGACTATATAAACTAAATAATCTTGGAATACTCATCACTATTTTTTTAGCGACTGGAGGATTTTTATTATTCCAAAAATTACAAGTGAAAGAAATCAGCGACAATAAAAACACACCCCACCCTACGGGCACCCCTCTCAGAGAGGGGAATATTAAAAAACTTTTTTCTATTCTCTTTTCTCTTCAAAAAAAATCTAGAATAGTTTTTTTAATAACATTTTTATATACATTCCTTTTTGCTAACTCTCTCTACATCTTATTTAGCAATGCAACCGACAAATCAATAATCAGTCCTTGGCAAGTTATTCCTCCTTATTTTTTTATATTCTATATACTTTCTCTCCTCACTCTCATCCTCATCACAAAAAAAAGCAGTCAAAGAGTATCCTTGTTTTTTATTTCCGCTCACTTCTTTTTATCATTTTCTATTGCCATGATTATTTACAAAATTGGCTATGGCTTTGACCCATTCATTCATGAGGCCACAATGGATATAATCAAAGAAAAAGGATTTGTCGATCCTAAACCTCTCTATTATTTAGGGCAATATAGTTTAATTATCATTTTAAACAAAACACTTTTTATTCCAATTGCTTTTTTAAATAAATTTTTAATTCCCATCCTCGCTTCAATTTTTCTTCCAAAAGTTATTTTTGAATATCTAAATAGTCGTTTTGAAAACAAAACTATTTCTTTCGTTTCTATTATTGCTCTTTTAATACTTCCTTTTTCATTTTTTATTATGAGTACTCCGCAAAATTTTGCCTATCTTCTTTTGATTATAATTATTATAAAATCACTAAATATTAAAAATTATCATGACTTAGCCTTCATATATCTCCTATCTCTAGTGGCCCTTGTAACACAGCCAGTCGCTGGCATCCCTGCCTTCTTATTTGTAGTTTCATTAAATATTTACCACTCTGAAATAAAATTTAGGAAAATATTTCTTAGTATCATCTTCATCTTGATGGCAACTGCTCTTCCTCTTTCTTTTTATTTGTTTGAAAAAACCCCAGACTCTCAAGTGGGTATAACAAATAATTTTCTACCAAGTCTAGTATCTACTATTTCAAATACTTCAACCAATTCGGCATCATTTTTTATTCCAAAGCAAGACAACTTTATTTATAACTTCATCTATCTTTATGGTTTTAATATCAAACTAATAATATTTTTGTTATTTTTATCTGGTTTTTTTATTTCTTTGAGATATAAAAAAGAGTGTAAAATATTTATACACTTCTTTTTTGCTTCTCTCTCTATATTTATTGCCTACCTTTTCACTTCTTCTCTTAGTTTTTCATTCTTGGTTGAATATGAAAGAAATAATTTTTCTAACAGAATCTTATTAATTTCTTCTTTTTTTCTCCTCCCCTATATTCTTTTGTCATTTTATACTTTTTTCTACAGACTTAAATCTACCAGCAAGGCAATTCAAGCACCTATCTTTATTTTTCTCTTAATTCTTGTCTCTACTTCTCTCTATCTCTCTTATCCTCGTTTTGACAAAAACCATAATTCGCATGGTGTTTCAACTAGCGTTTACGACATCGAAGCTACAAAATGGATTGAGGATAATAATAAAAGACAATATCTAGTCTTGGCCAATCAACAAGTAAGCGCGGCTGCTCTCAAAAACTTCGGATTTAATAAATACTTTAGTGGTGGAATATTTTACTATCCAATTCCTACATCAAGCCCACTTTATAATTATTATCTCGATATGGTATATGACAGACCAAGTAAAGAAAATGCTCTTAAGGCGATGAACCTACTCAACATAAATGAAGTATATTTTGTATTAAACAAATACTGGTGGGCTTTCCCAAAGATTCTTGACGAGGCTAAAATAGAAGCTGATTCTTATAAGAGTTTTGGAGATGGAGAAGTTTATGTTTTTAAATATACGAGAGAATAATTTCTAAACACTAAATTCTAAACTCTAAACAAATTCAAAAGTTTTAAAATAATCAGTAGATTCTGAACTGCGCCGTTTAAGCCACTTTGTGACTACGGGAGACATCGCTCACACGCGAGCCATTTCAGAATGACTTTGTTAAATCTATTTATTTTTTTCTGTCATTCCAAACTTGATTTGGAATCTTCGTATTATTTTAATTTTGGATACGGAACGATAATAGAGCGATAGGATCTCTTTCGTTGGATTGGATTCTATCTCCGCCAGTTGGCGGATTCCAGAATGACAGGAAAAAAATAGGGTACTCTATAGGGTACTCTATAGAGTACCCTATTCTCTTAACAAATGTCATTCTGAACTTGTTTATTGCGGGGATTCTTAATCTTCATATTATTTTAATTCTTGATAATCAGTAGATTCTGAACTGCCCCGTTTAAGCCACTTTGTGGCTACGGGAGACATCGTTCACACGCGAGCCATTCAGAATGACTTTTTTATTTATTTATTTTTCATGTCTCACTATGTCATCCTGCCTGTCCCGTCATTTGCGGGAGAACGGAACGCTAGTGGAGCGATAGGATCTCTTTCGTTGAATTAGATTCTATCACCCCAGGAGTACTTTGTCGCTCCACTCGGGCGCGCTACGCTCCAGAATGACAACAAATTTGATTTAAAATAAAATATCCCAGCGATTTTAATAATCGCTGGGATAATTGTTCATTTGAAATACCATATTATTGAGCGCTTACTTCGATAAATAGAAGTGCTGTGGTATTAAACTCAAATTTACCACCACTTAGAGTAAGGAGTTTTCCAGAAGGCAAATGCTTAGCAGTATCAATTACAATAGTAATTTCTAAATCAGTTTTTTCACCATCTTTATCGATATAGCTAACAACCCCCACGGCGGTTCCTGCTTTTACATAAAGATTATCGCTGTTTATTGCTTTTTCTCGCTCATTTCTTTCCTTATACCTAGAATATTGAGGAACAACAATAGAAGCTAAAATAACTAAAATACCCACAACAAGACATAGCTCAATCAAAGAAAATCCTTTTTGATTTTTCATTATTTTCTCTCCCTTTCTGGTAAGATTAAATAGCAATTTACTATATTTTAGTTCTTGGAATATTTATATTCAAACCTAAGTTTCTATTTAACACTTGGCAAAATTGAATTTTTAATTCCACCTTTCCTACGAACCTTATCCTGATCGGTCCTTCAGATTTTGTTTCTTTATGATTTTTCCTAAATTCTGTTCTGCTTTTGAAAAACTTGTTTGCTAACCCTAAGAAATAATCATGAAAAATTTTATACTCAAATTCTTGTAAACTAAAATTTTTTCTAGAATTTTTAACTTCGATTCTGATTGACTCTCTTGGACCATTCAACAAAACAAGCGAGTATTCTGTTTTGTTATTAGAAAGCAACAAATGAAAATTTATTTCAGTATTTTCAATACAGATAGAACCAATTAATGATTTTTTATCAGGAGAATATTGAATCTCCTCTTCCAAGCGAACTTCTACAGTTTTCTCTTTCATAGC
It includes:
- a CDS encoding glycosyltransferase family 39 protein produces the protein MKNIFKNKSFIYGAIVVLFSFVFFFAVSSFNFTTQDSNFVKWLSPDETANYILTKLYGQEGTLTIYEKFNLYVDDVMRPRSFRSDHGEIKPVSFLGIILIFGTIVKFTTFKIIPYLTPLFASIGIIYYYLLIKKLFNKNIALVSSILLVFFPVYTYYSARSMFHNVLFTVFLVIGFYYSLMMVDGHSKKKNNAKWWQVVSKLNNFWIPAFARMTKAKVETHPAHTGTPLERGIFKRFKKWTVSWFKEFVSFPKYKNFLYLFYSALTGFFVGLAVIVRTSELMWIAPIFIILWIFNFRKVGLLKLLIFVGFLLLAMLPMFYYNTILYSNPLLGGYSEMNQSIINIKEASSDIVKSTLSGEVSKARGPLETLKDSFFYFGLQPRQSFHRFQHYFVYMFPLIFWPALLGGFIFLYRAIENWRKKYFLYILSYFTISFILIIYYGSWGFTDNPDPNSFTIGNSYTRYWLPVYLGAFPMVSILVLSVGQFIAWPFSQKLKVTKFLNYRIRKDYIKWGIVAIFLAVVSFTSIQFVLYGSEEGLIYVAQKQVKASAEARKVLDLTEGNSVIITLYHDKLLFPERKVVVGLFDDKAMVERYSRMVKHLPVYYYNFTLPEKDVEYLNSRRLAEFDLRIEEVQRVTGDFTLYRIVKSEKVKDERIENIQTK
- a CDS encoding GIY-YIG nuclease family protein, which codes for MTRSLIKREWEHKNKLNKDSFTAKYNINKIVYYEVFDYIQNAIAREKQIKNLLRRKKIELIEGENKNWDDIMVNI
- a CDS encoding glycosyltransferase family 1 protein, whose translation is MDNKKHKRIGIDARFYGPVGKGLGRYTQEVVDNLLNIDGYNEYVIFLCKENFDSFKTNNPRARKVLADVRWYTMLEQILMPYYIWREKIDLMHFHHFNVPLFCPTKFVVTIHDLILIKFPSLRATKLSPLLYKIKNKAYRLSLDLAIKKSKKIIAVSEFTKKDILENFSIDSDKVIVTLEGVSQRLIEGESAPENIIKTLDKYKIEKPYLLYVGNAYPHKNLEWLMDVYYRELGDLKIDLVLVGKEDYFFKRLKEIKLKNEPNGSDGKKTIFPGYVPDDELQYLFQGAMAYVFPSKYEGFGIPPLEAMANDCPVISSNAASMPEVLGDAVKYFNPENREELVELIKIIFNNPAIREGLVEKGREQIKKYSWVSCAEETKEVLDML
- a CDS encoding prepilin-type N-terminal cleavage/methylation domain-containing protein, encoding MKNQKGFSLIELCLVVGILVILASIVVPQYSRYKERNEREKAINSDNLYVKAGTAVGVVSYIDKDGEKTDLEITIVIDTAKHLPSGKLLTLSGGKFEFNTTALLFIEVSAQ